A single window of Gossypium arboreum isolate Shixiya-1 chromosome 13, ASM2569848v2, whole genome shotgun sequence DNA harbors:
- the LOC108470155 gene encoding uncharacterized protein LOC108470155 isoform X2, giving the protein MYLAPIGFRLWRYTREEEATGRIPIFDFFRKHLVTCDHGVPLGGIGAGSIGRGYRGEFQRFKLFGTVCEEGPILANQFSAFVSRPNGQKYSTVLCARSPEVTKGSTGSGIESWDWNLKGEKCTYHGLFPRSWTIYEGEPDPELRISCRQISPFIPHNYKESSLPVSVFTFTLSNTGRTSADVTLLFTWANSVGGVSGFSGDHFNSKMKMVNGVRGVLLHHKTAKGQPPLTFAISAKETNEVHVSECPCFLISGKSRGISAKDMWHEIKKNGSFENLSYEECSPSEQGSSIGAAVAASVTVPPGSDRRVTFSLAWDCPEVRFGDKTYYKRYSKYYGTLGDAAGNIASDAIFDHSTWESQIESWQRPILEDKRLPEWYPVTLFNELYYLNAGGTIWTDGSAPMQSLASLGDRKFSLDKSRSHLDNAINTANHKNIAIEILERMTSTLEKAHIPLTSNSALGSQLLQDGEENIGQFLYLEGSEYLMFNTYDVHFYSSFALLMLFPKLELSFQRDFAAAVMMHDPSKMEIMYDGKWVPRKILGAVPHDIGLNDPWFEVNAYNLFNTDNWKDLNPKFVLQIHRDIVATGDKSFALAVWPSVYTAMAFMDQFDKDSDGMIENEGFPDQTYDAWPVDGVSAYSGGLWVAALQATASIAHQVGDDEAAAYFHTKHQKAKSVYATLWNGSYFNYDNTANSSSRCILADQLAGQWYTGASGLMPIADDDKVRTALQKIYDFNVLKVKGGMRGAVNGMLPDGRVDMTGMQSREIWAGVTYALAATMIQEGMVETAFKTAAGAHEAAWSQQGLGYSFQTPEAWNTDEEYRSLCYMRPLAIWAMQWALTNPKLSTEETKHPYGEIDECLYQKQHLAFSKVAHLLKLPNKEETSKTFLRSLVQFICRRLPI; this is encoded by the exons ATGTATTTG GCACCTATTGGTTTCCGGCTGTGGCGTTACACGAGAGAAGAAGAAGCAACAGGGAGA ATACCAATATTTGATTTTTTCAGAAAGCACCTTGTTACATGTGATCATGGCGTTCCTTTGGGTGGTATAGG GGCAGGAAGCATTGGAAGAGGTTACAGAGGGGAGTTTCAACGCTTCAAACTATTTGGTACAGTATGTGAAGAGGGTCCGATCCTGGCAAATCAGTTCTCT GCATTTGTATCGCGTCCGAATGGACAAAAGTATTCAACCGTATTATGTGCAAGAAGTCCCGAAGTTACCAA AGGAAGTACAGGTTCGGGCATTGAATCTTGGGACTGGAATTTGAAAGGGGAGAAATGTACATACCATGGTTTGTTTCCAAGGTCATGGACTATTTATGAAg GTGAACCTGACCCGGAACTTAGAATCAGTTGTCGTCAAATTTCACCATTTATTCCCCACAACTACAAAGAGAGCAGTTTGCCTGTATCCGTGTTTACATTCACG CTCTCTAATACTGGAAGAACCTCGGCTGATGTCACCTTGCTTTTCACGTGGGCT AACTCAGTAGGTGGAGTCTCTGGATTTTCTGGTGATCACTTCAACTCAAAGATGAA AATGGTAAATGGGGTTCGTGGAGTACTTTTACACCACAA AACAGCTAAAGGACAACCTCCACTTACTTTTGCCATTTCTGCAAAAGAAACTAATGAAGTCCATGTCTCAGAGTGCCCTTGCTTTCTCATATCTGGCAAGTCTAGAGGAATTAGTGCCAAAGATATGTGGCATGAAATTAAAAAG AATGGATCATTTGAAAACCTTAGTTATGAAGAATGTTCACCTTCAGAGCAAGGATCATCCATTGGAGCAGCTGTAGCAGCCTCTGTGACTGTTCCTCCCGGTTCTGATCGTAGAGTCACTTTCTCGCTTGCATGGGACTGTCCAGAAGTCCGATTTGGTGACAAGACATACTACAA GCGCTATTCAAAATATTATGGCACTTTAGGCGATGCAGCTGGAAATATTGCAAGTGATGCTATTTTTG ATCATTCCACCTGGGAATCGCAGATAGAATCATGGCAAAGACCAATTCTTGAAGACAAAAGGCTTCCTGAGTG GTACCCTGTCACTCTTTTCAATGAGCTCTACTACCTTAATGCAGGGGGGACGATATGGACAG ATGGATCAGCTCCAATGCAAAGTTTAGCATCCTTGGGAGACAGAAAGTTTTCTCTTGACAAGTCCAGATCACATCTGGATAATGCAATTAACACtgcaaatcataaaaatatagctATTGAAATCCTAGAAAGGATGACATCTACACTTGAGAAGGCACATATTCCTCTGACATCAAATTCTGCTTTAGGATCCCAGTTGCTTCAGGATGGAGAAGAAAACATTGGTCAGTTCCTCTATCTTGAAGGGAGCGAGTACCTCATGTTTAACACTTATGATGTTCATTTCTACTCATCTTTTGCACTACTCATGCTATTCCCAAAGCTTGAACTGAGCTTCCAGAGAGACTTTGCAGCAGCAGTTATGATGCATGATCCAAGCAAGATGGAAATTATGTATGATGGAAAGTGGGTTCCAAGAAAGATTCTTGGTGCCGTTCCACACGATATTGGGCTTAATGACCCTTGGTTTGAAGTAAATGCTTATAATCTATTTAATACAGATAATTGGAAAGATTTGAATCCCAAGTTTGTTCTCCAAATACATAGGGATATTGTTGCTACAGGAGACAAAAGTTTTGCACTAGCTGTTTGGCCTTCAGTGTATACTGCAATGGCTTTTATGGATCAATTTGATAAAGACAGTGATGGGATGATTGAGAATGAAGGGTTCCCTGACCAAACCTACGATGCATGGCCTGTTGATGGTGTGAGTGCATACAGTGGTGGGCTATGGGTGGCAGCCCTCCAAGCTACTGCATCTATTGCTCATCAAGTAGGTGATGATGAAGCTGCTGCCTATTTTCATACCAAGCATCAAAAGGCAAAATCTGTATATGCAACATTGTGGAATGGGTCCTACTTCAACTACGACAACACGGCAAATAGTTCCAGCAGGTGTATTCTAGCTGATCAATTGGCTGGACAATG GTATACTGGAGCAAGTGGTCTCATGCCAATTGCTGATGATGACAAAGTGAGAACTGCACTTCAAAAGATATATGATTTCAATGTCTTAAAGGTGAAAGGAGGTATGCGTGGTGCGGTAAATGGGATGCTTCCAGATGGACGAGTTGATATGACTGGTATGCAATCAAGGGAAATTTGGGCTGGAGTTACATATGCTCTTGCAGCGACGATGATTCAGGAGGGGATGGTGGAAACGGCATTTAAAACAGCAGCTGGTGCCCATGAAGCTGCTTGGTCACAGCAGGGTCTCGG ATACTCTTTCCAGACTCCAGAAGCGTGGAATACAGATGAAGAATATAGATCCCTGTGTTACATGCGACCATTAGCTATATGGGCAATGCAATGGGCACTGACAAACCCAAAACTCTCCACAGAGGAGACAAAACATCCATATGGAGAGATTGATGAGTGTTTATACCAAAAACAACATCTAGCATTTTCAAAAGTGGCTCACCTCTTAAAGCTGCCTAACAAGGAGGAAACTTCTAAAACCTTCCTACGATCTCTTGTTCAGTTCATTTGCAGAAGACTTCCGATTTGA
- the LOC108470155 gene encoding uncharacterized protein LOC108470155 isoform X3 produces the protein MKMVNGVRGVLLHHKTAKGQPPLTFAISAKETNEVHVSECPCFLISGKSRGISAKDMWHEIKKNGSFENLSYEECSPSEQGSSIGAAVAASVTVPPGSDRRVTFSLAWDCPEVRFGDKTYYKRYSKYYGTLGDAAGNIASDAIFDHSTWESQIESWQRPILEDKRLPEWYPVTLFNELYYLNAGGTIWTDGSAPMQSLASLGDRKFSLDKSRSHLDNAINTANHKNIAIEILERMTSTLEKAHIPLTSNSALGSQLLQDGEENIGQFLYLEGSEYLMFNTYDVHFYSSFALLMLFPKLELSFQRDFAAAVMMHDPSKMEIMYDGKWVPRKILGAVPHDIGLNDPWFEVNAYNLFNTDNWKDLNPKFVLQIHRDIVATGDKSFALAVWPSVYTAMAFMDQFDKDSDGMIENEGFPDQTYDAWPVDGVSAYSGGLWVAALQATASIAHQVGDDEAAAYFHTKHQKAKSVYATLWNGSYFNYDNTANSSSRCILADQLAGQWYTGASGLMPIADDDKVRTALQKIYDFNVLKVKGGMRGAVNGMLPDGRVDMTGMQSREIWAGVTYALAATMIQEGMVETAFKTAAGAHEAAWSQQGLGYSFQTPEAWNTDEEYRSLCYMRPLAIWAMQWALTNPKLSTEETKHPYGEIDECLYQKQHLAFSKVAHLLKLPNKEETSKTFLRSLVQFICRRLPI, from the exons ATGAA AATGGTAAATGGGGTTCGTGGAGTACTTTTACACCACAA AACAGCTAAAGGACAACCTCCACTTACTTTTGCCATTTCTGCAAAAGAAACTAATGAAGTCCATGTCTCAGAGTGCCCTTGCTTTCTCATATCTGGCAAGTCTAGAGGAATTAGTGCCAAAGATATGTGGCATGAAATTAAAAAG AATGGATCATTTGAAAACCTTAGTTATGAAGAATGTTCACCTTCAGAGCAAGGATCATCCATTGGAGCAGCTGTAGCAGCCTCTGTGACTGTTCCTCCCGGTTCTGATCGTAGAGTCACTTTCTCGCTTGCATGGGACTGTCCAGAAGTCCGATTTGGTGACAAGACATACTACAA GCGCTATTCAAAATATTATGGCACTTTAGGCGATGCAGCTGGAAATATTGCAAGTGATGCTATTTTTG ATCATTCCACCTGGGAATCGCAGATAGAATCATGGCAAAGACCAATTCTTGAAGACAAAAGGCTTCCTGAGTG GTACCCTGTCACTCTTTTCAATGAGCTCTACTACCTTAATGCAGGGGGGACGATATGGACAG ATGGATCAGCTCCAATGCAAAGTTTAGCATCCTTGGGAGACAGAAAGTTTTCTCTTGACAAGTCCAGATCACATCTGGATAATGCAATTAACACtgcaaatcataaaaatatagctATTGAAATCCTAGAAAGGATGACATCTACACTTGAGAAGGCACATATTCCTCTGACATCAAATTCTGCTTTAGGATCCCAGTTGCTTCAGGATGGAGAAGAAAACATTGGTCAGTTCCTCTATCTTGAAGGGAGCGAGTACCTCATGTTTAACACTTATGATGTTCATTTCTACTCATCTTTTGCACTACTCATGCTATTCCCAAAGCTTGAACTGAGCTTCCAGAGAGACTTTGCAGCAGCAGTTATGATGCATGATCCAAGCAAGATGGAAATTATGTATGATGGAAAGTGGGTTCCAAGAAAGATTCTTGGTGCCGTTCCACACGATATTGGGCTTAATGACCCTTGGTTTGAAGTAAATGCTTATAATCTATTTAATACAGATAATTGGAAAGATTTGAATCCCAAGTTTGTTCTCCAAATACATAGGGATATTGTTGCTACAGGAGACAAAAGTTTTGCACTAGCTGTTTGGCCTTCAGTGTATACTGCAATGGCTTTTATGGATCAATTTGATAAAGACAGTGATGGGATGATTGAGAATGAAGGGTTCCCTGACCAAACCTACGATGCATGGCCTGTTGATGGTGTGAGTGCATACAGTGGTGGGCTATGGGTGGCAGCCCTCCAAGCTACTGCATCTATTGCTCATCAAGTAGGTGATGATGAAGCTGCTGCCTATTTTCATACCAAGCATCAAAAGGCAAAATCTGTATATGCAACATTGTGGAATGGGTCCTACTTCAACTACGACAACACGGCAAATAGTTCCAGCAGGTGTATTCTAGCTGATCAATTGGCTGGACAATG GTATACTGGAGCAAGTGGTCTCATGCCAATTGCTGATGATGACAAAGTGAGAACTGCACTTCAAAAGATATATGATTTCAATGTCTTAAAGGTGAAAGGAGGTATGCGTGGTGCGGTAAATGGGATGCTTCCAGATGGACGAGTTGATATGACTGGTATGCAATCAAGGGAAATTTGGGCTGGAGTTACATATGCTCTTGCAGCGACGATGATTCAGGAGGGGATGGTGGAAACGGCATTTAAAACAGCAGCTGGTGCCCATGAAGCTGCTTGGTCACAGCAGGGTCTCGG ATACTCTTTCCAGACTCCAGAAGCGTGGAATACAGATGAAGAATATAGATCCCTGTGTTACATGCGACCATTAGCTATATGGGCAATGCAATGGGCACTGACAAACCCAAAACTCTCCACAGAGGAGACAAAACATCCATATGGAGAGATTGATGAGTGTTTATACCAAAAACAACATCTAGCATTTTCAAAAGTGGCTCACCTCTTAAAGCTGCCTAACAAGGAGGAAACTTCTAAAACCTTCCTACGATCTCTTGTTCAGTTCATTTGCAGAAGACTTCCGATTTGA
- the LOC108470155 gene encoding uncharacterized protein LOC108470155 isoform X1 — translation MENGVKDTLENDFTSCSASLEVDPAKPASLTWLRQLNSIGKPPAGFGLSFKEIMYLAPIGFRLWRYTREEEATGRIPIFDFFRKHLVTCDHGVPLGGIGAGSIGRGYRGEFQRFKLFGTVCEEGPILANQFSAFVSRPNGQKYSTVLCARSPEVTKGSTGSGIESWDWNLKGEKCTYHGLFPRSWTIYEGEPDPELRISCRQISPFIPHNYKESSLPVSVFTFTLSNTGRTSADVTLLFTWANSVGGVSGFSGDHFNSKMKMVNGVRGVLLHHKTAKGQPPLTFAISAKETNEVHVSECPCFLISGKSRGISAKDMWHEIKKNGSFENLSYEECSPSEQGSSIGAAVAASVTVPPGSDRRVTFSLAWDCPEVRFGDKTYYKRYSKYYGTLGDAAGNIASDAIFDHSTWESQIESWQRPILEDKRLPEWYPVTLFNELYYLNAGGTIWTDGSAPMQSLASLGDRKFSLDKSRSHLDNAINTANHKNIAIEILERMTSTLEKAHIPLTSNSALGSQLLQDGEENIGQFLYLEGSEYLMFNTYDVHFYSSFALLMLFPKLELSFQRDFAAAVMMHDPSKMEIMYDGKWVPRKILGAVPHDIGLNDPWFEVNAYNLFNTDNWKDLNPKFVLQIHRDIVATGDKSFALAVWPSVYTAMAFMDQFDKDSDGMIENEGFPDQTYDAWPVDGVSAYSGGLWVAALQATASIAHQVGDDEAAAYFHTKHQKAKSVYATLWNGSYFNYDNTANSSSRCILADQLAGQWYTGASGLMPIADDDKVRTALQKIYDFNVLKVKGGMRGAVNGMLPDGRVDMTGMQSREIWAGVTYALAATMIQEGMVETAFKTAAGAHEAAWSQQGLGYSFQTPEAWNTDEEYRSLCYMRPLAIWAMQWALTNPKLSTEETKHPYGEIDECLYQKQHLAFSKVAHLLKLPNKEETSKTFLRSLVQFICRRLPI, via the exons ATGGAGAATGGAGTCAAAGATACACTTGAAAACGATTTCACTAGCTGTTCTGCTTCCCTAGAG GTTGATCCGGCGAAACCTGCTTCACTCACATGGCTACGGCAATTGAACAGCATTGGAAAACCCCCTGCTGGTTTTGGCCTAAGTTTTAAAGAGATAATGTATTTG GCACCTATTGGTTTCCGGCTGTGGCGTTACACGAGAGAAGAAGAAGCAACAGGGAGA ATACCAATATTTGATTTTTTCAGAAAGCACCTTGTTACATGTGATCATGGCGTTCCTTTGGGTGGTATAGG GGCAGGAAGCATTGGAAGAGGTTACAGAGGGGAGTTTCAACGCTTCAAACTATTTGGTACAGTATGTGAAGAGGGTCCGATCCTGGCAAATCAGTTCTCT GCATTTGTATCGCGTCCGAATGGACAAAAGTATTCAACCGTATTATGTGCAAGAAGTCCCGAAGTTACCAA AGGAAGTACAGGTTCGGGCATTGAATCTTGGGACTGGAATTTGAAAGGGGAGAAATGTACATACCATGGTTTGTTTCCAAGGTCATGGACTATTTATGAAg GTGAACCTGACCCGGAACTTAGAATCAGTTGTCGTCAAATTTCACCATTTATTCCCCACAACTACAAAGAGAGCAGTTTGCCTGTATCCGTGTTTACATTCACG CTCTCTAATACTGGAAGAACCTCGGCTGATGTCACCTTGCTTTTCACGTGGGCT AACTCAGTAGGTGGAGTCTCTGGATTTTCTGGTGATCACTTCAACTCAAAGATGAA AATGGTAAATGGGGTTCGTGGAGTACTTTTACACCACAA AACAGCTAAAGGACAACCTCCACTTACTTTTGCCATTTCTGCAAAAGAAACTAATGAAGTCCATGTCTCAGAGTGCCCTTGCTTTCTCATATCTGGCAAGTCTAGAGGAATTAGTGCCAAAGATATGTGGCATGAAATTAAAAAG AATGGATCATTTGAAAACCTTAGTTATGAAGAATGTTCACCTTCAGAGCAAGGATCATCCATTGGAGCAGCTGTAGCAGCCTCTGTGACTGTTCCTCCCGGTTCTGATCGTAGAGTCACTTTCTCGCTTGCATGGGACTGTCCAGAAGTCCGATTTGGTGACAAGACATACTACAA GCGCTATTCAAAATATTATGGCACTTTAGGCGATGCAGCTGGAAATATTGCAAGTGATGCTATTTTTG ATCATTCCACCTGGGAATCGCAGATAGAATCATGGCAAAGACCAATTCTTGAAGACAAAAGGCTTCCTGAGTG GTACCCTGTCACTCTTTTCAATGAGCTCTACTACCTTAATGCAGGGGGGACGATATGGACAG ATGGATCAGCTCCAATGCAAAGTTTAGCATCCTTGGGAGACAGAAAGTTTTCTCTTGACAAGTCCAGATCACATCTGGATAATGCAATTAACACtgcaaatcataaaaatatagctATTGAAATCCTAGAAAGGATGACATCTACACTTGAGAAGGCACATATTCCTCTGACATCAAATTCTGCTTTAGGATCCCAGTTGCTTCAGGATGGAGAAGAAAACATTGGTCAGTTCCTCTATCTTGAAGGGAGCGAGTACCTCATGTTTAACACTTATGATGTTCATTTCTACTCATCTTTTGCACTACTCATGCTATTCCCAAAGCTTGAACTGAGCTTCCAGAGAGACTTTGCAGCAGCAGTTATGATGCATGATCCAAGCAAGATGGAAATTATGTATGATGGAAAGTGGGTTCCAAGAAAGATTCTTGGTGCCGTTCCACACGATATTGGGCTTAATGACCCTTGGTTTGAAGTAAATGCTTATAATCTATTTAATACAGATAATTGGAAAGATTTGAATCCCAAGTTTGTTCTCCAAATACATAGGGATATTGTTGCTACAGGAGACAAAAGTTTTGCACTAGCTGTTTGGCCTTCAGTGTATACTGCAATGGCTTTTATGGATCAATTTGATAAAGACAGTGATGGGATGATTGAGAATGAAGGGTTCCCTGACCAAACCTACGATGCATGGCCTGTTGATGGTGTGAGTGCATACAGTGGTGGGCTATGGGTGGCAGCCCTCCAAGCTACTGCATCTATTGCTCATCAAGTAGGTGATGATGAAGCTGCTGCCTATTTTCATACCAAGCATCAAAAGGCAAAATCTGTATATGCAACATTGTGGAATGGGTCCTACTTCAACTACGACAACACGGCAAATAGTTCCAGCAGGTGTATTCTAGCTGATCAATTGGCTGGACAATG GTATACTGGAGCAAGTGGTCTCATGCCAATTGCTGATGATGACAAAGTGAGAACTGCACTTCAAAAGATATATGATTTCAATGTCTTAAAGGTGAAAGGAGGTATGCGTGGTGCGGTAAATGGGATGCTTCCAGATGGACGAGTTGATATGACTGGTATGCAATCAAGGGAAATTTGGGCTGGAGTTACATATGCTCTTGCAGCGACGATGATTCAGGAGGGGATGGTGGAAACGGCATTTAAAACAGCAGCTGGTGCCCATGAAGCTGCTTGGTCACAGCAGGGTCTCGG ATACTCTTTCCAGACTCCAGAAGCGTGGAATACAGATGAAGAATATAGATCCCTGTGTTACATGCGACCATTAGCTATATGGGCAATGCAATGGGCACTGACAAACCCAAAACTCTCCACAGAGGAGACAAAACATCCATATGGAGAGATTGATGAGTGTTTATACCAAAAACAACATCTAGCATTTTCAAAAGTGGCTCACCTCTTAAAGCTGCCTAACAAGGAGGAAACTTCTAAAACCTTCCTACGATCTCTTGTTCAGTTCATTTGCAGAAGACTTCCGATTTGA